A genomic region of Mitsuaria sp. 7 contains the following coding sequences:
- the fusA gene encoding elongation factor G has protein sequence MSRKTPIELYRNIGISAHIDAGKTTTTERILFYTGVNHKIGEVHDGAATMDWMAQEQERGITITSAATTCFWKGMDRSYPEHRINIIDTPGHVDFTIEVERSMRVLDGAVMVYDSVGGVQPQSETVWRQANKYKVPRLAFVNKMDRVGADFYRVRQMMVDRLKANPVPVVLPIGAEEHFKGVIDLLKMKAILWHDATQGMTFDYQEIPPELKAQADEWREKMVEAAAEADEELMNKYLETGELTEDEIRRAIRKRTIAGEIQPMLCGTAFKNKGVQRMLDAVIDFMPSPVDIPPVHGTDDDEQDTTRAADDGAKFSALAFKLMTDPYVGQLTFVRVYSGILKSGDSVYNPTRGKKERIGRILQMHANQREEIKEILAGDIAACVGLKDVTTGETLCDPEAIITLERMIFPEPVISQAVEPKTKADQEKMGIALGRLAAEDPSFRVRTDEESGQTIISGMGELHLEIIVDRMKREFSVEANVGKPQVAYRETVRKAVTDVEGKFVRQSGGKGQYGHVVFSLSPQEPGKGFEFVDAIKGGVVPREFIPAVEKGVIDSLPNGVLAGYPVVDVKVTLTFGSYHDVDSNENAFKMAASLGFKEACRRASPVILEPMMAVEVETPEDYAGTVMGDLSSRRGMVQGMDDMIGGGKIIKAEVPLSEMFGYSTSLRSATQGRATYTMEFKHYSEAPKNVADAIMTARAK, from the coding sequence GCACATCGACGCCGGCAAGACGACGACGACGGAGCGCATCCTGTTCTACACCGGGGTCAATCACAAGATCGGTGAAGTGCACGACGGCGCCGCGACCATGGACTGGATGGCGCAGGAGCAGGAACGCGGGATCACGATCACCTCGGCGGCGACGACCTGCTTCTGGAAGGGCATGGACCGCTCGTACCCGGAGCACCGCATCAACATCATCGACACCCCGGGACACGTGGACTTCACGATCGAGGTGGAGCGTTCCATGCGCGTGCTGGACGGCGCGGTGATGGTGTACGACTCGGTCGGCGGCGTGCAGCCGCAGTCGGAGACGGTCTGGCGCCAGGCCAACAAGTACAAGGTGCCACGTCTTGCCTTCGTCAACAAGATGGACCGCGTGGGCGCGGACTTCTACCGCGTGCGCCAGATGATGGTGGACCGGCTCAAGGCCAACCCGGTGCCGGTGGTGCTGCCGATCGGCGCGGAGGAGCATTTCAAGGGCGTGATCGACCTGCTGAAGATGAAGGCCATCCTGTGGCACGACGCCACGCAGGGCATGACCTTCGATTACCAGGAGATCCCGCCGGAGCTCAAGGCGCAGGCCGACGAGTGGCGCGAGAAGATGGTCGAGGCCGCGGCCGAGGCCGACGAGGAGCTGATGAACAAGTACCTCGAGACCGGCGAGCTGACCGAGGACGAGATCCGGCGCGCGATCCGCAAGCGCACGATCGCCGGCGAGATCCAGCCGATGCTGTGCGGCACGGCGTTCAAGAACAAGGGCGTGCAGCGCATGCTGGACGCGGTGATCGACTTCATGCCGTCGCCGGTGGACATCCCGCCGGTGCACGGCACCGACGACGACGAGCAGGACACGACCCGCGCGGCCGACGACGGCGCGAAGTTCAGCGCCCTCGCCTTCAAGCTGATGACCGATCCGTATGTGGGTCAGCTGACTTTCGTGCGGGTGTACTCGGGCATCCTGAAGTCGGGCGACTCGGTCTACAACCCGACGCGCGGCAAGAAGGAGCGCATCGGCCGGATCCTGCAGATGCACGCCAACCAGCGCGAGGAGATCAAGGAGATCCTGGCCGGCGACATCGCCGCCTGCGTGGGCCTGAAGGACGTGACGACCGGCGAGACGCTGTGCGACCCCGAGGCCATCATCACGCTGGAGCGGATGATCTTCCCGGAGCCGGTGATCTCGCAGGCGGTGGAGCCCAAGACCAAGGCGGACCAGGAGAAGATGGGCATCGCGCTCGGTCGTCTGGCGGCGGAGGATCCGTCCTTCCGCGTGCGCACGGACGAGGAGTCGGGCCAGACCATCATCTCCGGCATGGGCGAGCTCCATCTGGAGATCATCGTGGACCGCATGAAGCGCGAGTTCAGCGTCGAGGCCAACGTCGGCAAGCCGCAGGTGGCGTACCGCGAGACGGTGCGCAAGGCGGTGACGGACGTGGAAGGCAAGTTCGTGCGCCAGTCCGGCGGCAAGGGCCAGTACGGGCACGTGGTGTTCTCGCTGTCGCCGCAGGAGCCGGGCAAGGGTTTCGAGTTCGTCGACGCGATCAAGGGCGGCGTGGTGCCGCGCGAGTTCATCCCGGCGGTGGAGAAGGGCGTGATCGACAGCCTGCCCAACGGCGTCCTGGCGGGCTATCCGGTGGTGGACGTGAAGGTCACGCTGACCTTCGGTTCGTACCATGACGTGGACTCGAACGAGAACGCGTTCAAGATGGCTGCGTCGCTGGGCTTCAAGGAAGCCTGCCGGCGCGCGAGCCCGGTGATCCTGGAGCCGATGATGGCGGTCGAGGTCGAGACGCCCGAGGACTACGCCGGCACGGTGATGGGCGACCTGTCCAGCCGCCGCGGCATGGTCCAGGGCATGGACGACATGATCGGCGGCGGCAAGATCATCAAGGCGGAAGTGCCGCTGTCGGAGATGTTCGGGTACTCCACGTCATTGCGCTCCGCGACGCAGGGACGCGCGACGTACACGATGGAGTTCAAGCATTACTCCGAAGCGCCGAAGAACGTCGCCGATGCGATCATGACTGCTCGAGCGAAGTAA
- a CDS encoding right-handed parallel beta-helix repeat-containing protein, which translates to MKPIQALSSVALALLLASGYAQAATTYYVSTTGNDANPGTLASPWRHINHAATVAAAGATVYVRGGVYNEYVTFAKSGNATAGPIVFQNYAGELPIVDGTGVNCCGGDMRGLFNVNSKSYITINGFEIRNYASSTKNDEPAGIVVIGSGTQIKLLNNKIHDIKTTIEKTGNAHGIAVWGTGTTPYSQITISGNEVYNLKTGQTETVALDGNVTDFTITGNLIHDNSNIGIDVIGFQGTGPDGHDQVKNGTIADNRLYNITTTKNPSYNNEPSAGGIYCDGCANVVIERNLIRNADLGIEVAAETAGEKSSNVTVRNNLVYDTQLANISIGGYDAGRGGADRVTVVNNTLYQSAAAKGEGFQVQFNTTNSVFKNNIVFLSNAQSSTGGHMVNNVATWTTSPVAFDNNVYFNDAGNATWIWNNKTYTGLGSFVSGAKQDTHSKFGNPLFFNLAGRDLRVSANSPAVGAGTNLGASIVGATDFAGAARVIQIIDAGAYER; encoded by the coding sequence TTGAAACCCATCCAAGCGCTTTCCTCCGTTGCCCTGGCCCTGCTGCTCGCCAGCGGCTACGCCCAGGCGGCCACCACGTATTACGTCTCCACCACGGGCAACGACGCCAATCCGGGCACGCTCGCGTCCCCGTGGCGGCACATCAACCACGCGGCCACGGTCGCCGCGGCCGGCGCGACCGTCTACGTGCGCGGCGGCGTCTACAACGAGTACGTGACCTTCGCCAAGTCCGGCAACGCCACCGCCGGACCGATCGTCTTCCAGAACTACGCCGGCGAGCTGCCCATCGTCGACGGCACCGGCGTGAACTGCTGCGGCGGCGACATGCGCGGCCTCTTCAACGTGAACAGCAAGAGCTACATCACGATCAACGGCTTCGAGATCCGCAACTACGCCAGCAGCACCAAGAACGACGAGCCGGCCGGCATCGTCGTGATCGGCTCGGGCACGCAGATCAAGCTGCTGAACAACAAGATCCACGACATCAAGACCACCATCGAGAAGACCGGCAACGCGCACGGCATCGCGGTGTGGGGCACGGGCACCACGCCGTACTCGCAGATCACCATCAGCGGCAACGAGGTCTACAACCTCAAGACCGGCCAGACCGAGACCGTCGCGCTCGACGGCAACGTCACCGACTTCACCATCACCGGCAACCTGATTCACGACAACTCCAACATCGGCATCGACGTGATCGGCTTCCAGGGCACCGGCCCCGACGGCCATGACCAGGTGAAGAACGGCACCATCGCCGACAACCGCCTCTACAACATCACGACGACGAAGAACCCGTCCTACAACAACGAGCCCTCGGCCGGCGGCATCTACTGCGACGGCTGCGCCAACGTCGTGATCGAGCGCAACCTCATCCGCAACGCCGACCTCGGCATCGAGGTCGCCGCCGAAACCGCCGGCGAGAAGTCCAGCAACGTGACCGTGCGCAACAACCTGGTCTACGACACGCAGCTGGCCAACATCTCCATCGGCGGCTACGACGCCGGTCGCGGCGGGGCGGACCGCGTGACCGTGGTCAACAACACCCTCTACCAATCGGCCGCGGCCAAGGGCGAGGGCTTCCAGGTCCAGTTCAACACGACCAACAGCGTGTTCAAGAACAACATCGTCTTCCTGTCCAACGCGCAGAGCAGCACCGGCGGCCACATGGTCAACAACGTGGCCACCTGGACCACCTCGCCCGTCGCCTTCGACAACAACGTCTACTTCAACGACGCGGGCAACGCGACCTGGATCTGGAACAACAAGACCTACACGGGCCTGGGCAGCTTCGTCTCCGGCGCGAAGCAGGACACGCACTCGAAGTTCGGGAACCCGCTGTTCTTCAACCTCGCGGGGCGTGACCTGCGCGTGTCGGCGAACTCGCCGGCCGTCGGCGCCGGCACCAACCTCGGCGCGAGCATCGTCGGCGCGACCGACTTCGCCGGCGCCGCACGCGTCATCCAGATCATCGACGCCGGGGCCTACGAGCGCTGA